TGAACTTCGACGACGCCAACCTCCGCCGGTCGGCCCAGGCCGCCGTCGCCGCCTGCTCGCGGGTCGAGCGCGCGATGGAGATCCTGGGGGAGGACATCCCCGAGCACCTGCGCTACGCCGGTCGCCTCCGCCTCGCCCACCGCGACGCGAGCCTCGACGAGCTCGGCCACCACGCCGACCCGCCGATGACGAAGGACGCGGTCGCGGGACGCATCCGCCGGCTCCTGGCGATGGCCGACAAGCGCGCCGCCGACCTCGACATCCCCGGCACCGACGCGAACCTGCCGGCCGAGCTGCGCGATCTCTGACCGGTCCACTCGGCGAACGCTGAGTGTCTCCTGGTTGAACGGGGGAGACCGTCCGAGTGCGGCGGGGCCTCGTCACTAGACTGGAAACGTCGCTCGGAACACGCCGGCGCCCGCTCCAGCGCCTCGCGCCGGACGGTCGGAGCCGGTGGGACTGCCGAGGTCGACGACCACGAACAGGAGATCGCACATGGCTGACTACACGCTCGCCGAACTGCCCTACGACTACTCGGCCCTCGAGCCGAACATCAGTGGGCGGATCATGGAACTGCACCACGACAAGCACCACGCCACCTACGTCACGGGCGCGAACACCGCCCTCGCCGCGCTCCAGGACGCCCGCGACAGCGAGAACCTCGCGAACGTCAACAAGCTCCAGAAGGACCTGGCGTTCAACCTCGCCGGGCACGTGAACCACACCGTGTTCTGGAACAACCTCTCGCCCGACGGCGGCGACAAGCCGGTCGGCGAGCTCGCCGCGGCGATCGACGACAACTTCGGCTCGTTCGACAAGTTCCGCGCCCACTTCACCGCCTCCGCCCTCGGCATCCAGGGCTCCGGCTGGTCGATCCTCGCGTGGGACTCGCTCGGCGAGAAGCTCATCATCGAGCAGCTGTACGACCACCAGGGCAACCTCGCCGCGGCCACCGTGCCCGTGCTGCTGCTCGACATGTGGGAGCACGCCTTCTACCTCGACTACGTCAACGTGAAGGCCGACTACGTCAAGGCGTTCTGGAACATCGTGAACTGGGCCGACGTGTCCGCGCGCTTCGAGAAGGCCCGCGAGAAGACTTCGGGCCTGCTGCTACTGTCGTAGCGATCTCGGCGTCCCGGGCCCCTGCCCGGGACGCTCGGGCCGCTCCACGGCCCTCTGCGATCCACCCCTCCACTGCACCGTCGAGGTGCCCTTCCTCATCAGGAGATATCTGTGTCCGTCAAGATCGGCATCAACGGCTTCGGTCGTATCGGCCGTAACTTCCTCCGTGCGGCCCTCGCCAAGGGCAGCGACCTCGAGATCGTCGCGGTCAACGACCTCACCGACAACAAGGCGCTCGCGCACCTCCTGAAGTACGACTCCATCACCGGCCGCCTCGACGCGACGGTGGAGCTCGACGGCGACAAGATCGTCGTCAACGGCAAGCCGATCATCGTCCTCGAGGAGCGCGACCCCGCGAACCTCCCCTGGGCCGAGCTGGGCGTCGACGTCGTCATCGAGTCGACCGGCCGCTTCACCAAGTCGGAGGACGCGCGCAAGCACATCACCGCCGGCGCCAAGAAGGTCATCGTCTCGGCCCCCGCGACCGGCAACGACGTCGCGACCATCGTGCTCGGCGTCAACGAGGGCACCTACGACCCCCAGGTCCACGACATCGTCTCGAACGCGTCGTGCACCACGAACTGCCTCGCGCCGCTCGCGAAGGTCCTGCTCGACAACTTCGGCATCGAGCGCGGTCTGATGACCACGGTCCACGCCTACACCGCCGACCAGAACCTGCAGGACGGCCCGCACAGCGACCTCCGCCGCGCGCGAGCCGCCGCGGTCAACATCATCCCGACGTCGACCGGTGCCGCCAAGGCCCTCGGCCTCGTCATCCCCGAGCTCGTCGGCAAGCTCGACGGCTACGCGCTGCGCGTCCCGGTCCCGACCGGCTCGATCACCGACCTCACCGTCGAGCTGACGAACCCGGCCACGGTCGAGGAGATCAACGCGGCCTACAAGGCCGCCGCCGAGGGTGACCTCAAGGGCATCCTCAAGTACACCGAGGACCCGATCGTCTCGAGCGACATCGTCACCGACCCGCACTCCTCGATCTTCGACGCCGGCCTCACCAAGGTCATCGGCAACCAGGTCAAGGTCGCCTCCTGGTACGACAACGAGTGGGGCTACTCCAACCGCCTCGTCGACGTCACCGAGCTCGTCGCCGGCAAGCTCTAAGGCCTGCAGCCTGTGACTTCGAACACCGTGGCGTTCCGCACTCTGGACTCACTGGGTTCCCTGACGGGCAAGTGCGTCGTCGTCCGCTGCGATCTGAACGTCCCCCTGAAGGACGGTTCGATCACGGACGACGGTCGCGTGCGCGCGTCGGTCCCCACGCTCCAGCGGCTCGTCGCCGAGGGTGCCCGAGTCGTGGTCGTGAGCCACCTCGGGCGCCCCGACGGTGAGCCCGACCCGAAGTACAGCCTCGCGCCCGTCGCGAAGCGCCTCGGCGAGCTCATCGACGCGCCGGTCGCCTTCGCCGAGGACACCGTCGGCGACGCCGCGACCTCGGCGGTCGACGGGCTCGGCGACGGCGAGATCGTCGTCCTCGAGAACCTGCGCTTCAACGCCGCCGAGACGAGCAAGGACGCGGACGAGCGCCGCTCCTTCGCCGAGAAGCTGGCCGCCTTCGGCGACGCCTTCGTCTCGGACGGCTTCGGCGTCGTGCACCGCAAGCAGGCGAGCGTCTACGAGCTCGCCCAGCTGCTCCCGAGTGCCGCCGGCACGCTCATCGCGGCCGAGCTCGACGTCCTCGACCGCCTCACCGAGAAGCCGGAGCGCCCCTACACGGTCGTGCTCGGCGGCTCGAAGGTCTCGGACAAGCTCGGCGTGATCGAGCACCTGCTGCCGCGGGTGGACTCGATCCTCATCGGCGGAGGCATGCTCTTCACCTTCCTCAAGGCCCAGGGCCACGAGGTCGGCGCGAGCCTGCTCGAGGCCGACCAGGTCGACGTCGTCCTCGGCTACCTCGCGAAGGCGGAGGAGCTGGGCGTCGAGATCGTGCTGCCGACGGACGTCGTGGTCGCCTCGAAGTTCGGGGCCGACGCGGAGTACGAGACGGCTGCGGCCGACGCGATCGAGGGCACCCCCTTCGGAGCGAGCGGCCTCGGTCTCGACATCGGCCCGGACACCGCGAAGCGCTTCGCCGAGATCGTCGCGGCGTCGAAGACGGTGTTCTGGAACGGCCCCATGGGCGTCTTCGAGCTCGAGCCGTTCGCGGCCGGCACGAAGGCCGTCGCCCAGGCCCTCACCGAGGTCGACGGACTCAGCGTCGTCGGCGGAGGAGACTCGGCCGCCGCGGTGCGCGCCCTCGGCTTCGAGGACGCGCAGTTCGGCCACATCTCGACGGGAGGCGGCGCGAGCCTCGAATTCCTCGAGGGCAAGCGACTCCCCGGACTGGAGGTCCTCGGATGGCAGTAGACAGCACGGGAGGCGTTCCCTCGTCCCTCGAGCGGACGCCCCTCATCGCCGGCAACTGGAAGATGAACCTGGACCACCTCCAGGCCATCGCGTTCGTCCAGAAGCTGGCGTGGAGCCTGAAGGACGCGAACCACGACTTCGACGGTGTCGAGGTCGCGGTCTTCCCGCCCTTCACCGACCTCCGCCCGGTCCAGATCCTCGTCGACTCCGACAAGCTGCCGCTCAAGTACGGCGCGCAGGACCTGTCCAAGTTCGACAGCGGGGCCTACACCGGCGAGATCTCGGGTCAGTTCCTGAAGCAGCTCGACTGCGACTACGTGATCGTCGGCCACTCGGAGCGTCGCACGCTCCACGGCGAGACGGACGCGGACATCGCGGCGAAGTCGGCCGCGGCGGTCAAGCACGGCGTCGCACCGATCATCTGCGTCGGCGAGACCGCGGAGGACCTCGAGAAGCACGGCCCCTCGGCCGTGCCCGTCGCGCAGCTGAAGGAGGCCCTCACCGGCCTGCCCGCGGACGCCGACCTCGTCGTCGCCTACGAGCCCGTCTGGGCCATCGGCTCCGGCCAGGCCGCGACGCCCGAGCAGGCCCAGCAGGTCTGCAAGGCGCTCCGCGACGTCGTCGCCGAGATCCTCGGAGCCGACACCGCGGCGAAGACCCGGATCCTCTACGGCGGCTCCGTGAAGTCCGGCAACATCGCCGGCTTCATGCGCGAGCCCGACGTCGACGGAGCCCTCGTCGGAGGCGCCAGCCTCCAGGTCGACGAGTTCGCGGCGATCGCGCGCTTCCGCAATCACGTAGGCGTCTGAGTTCCTGCGACGAAGGGGCGGGCCCGCCGGGCCCGCCCCTTCGTCGTCCACGCCGCTCCCCGCGCGGCGTGGCGCAGTCGGCCCCCAAGCATGGTCGCGCTCTGAGGAGCGTCCTGCGTCCGGCTACGCCGATTCGCTCGCACGCGAATCGTCGGTTCGGCGGTGCCCTTCTTCACGCCGCTCGTCGCGCGGCGTTACGCGGTCGGCTCCCACGGATGGTCGCGCTCTGAGGAGCGTCCTGCGTCCGGCTACGACGATTCGCTCGCACGCGAATCGTCGGTTCGGCGGTGCCCTTCTTCACGCCGCTCGTCGCGCGGCGTTACGCGGTCGGCTCCCACGGATGGTCGCGCTCTGAGGAGCGTCCTGCGTCCGGCTACGACGATTCGCTCGCACGCGAATCGTCGGTTCGCCTCGAACAGAGGGCGATCTGCAGGCTGACCTTCAAGGGTCGGGCTGTCGCGATCATGCTGTCGAGTAGCCCCCGAAGGGGTGTATCGAGACCCCTCCTGCGTCACAGGGCGGTGGGGAGACCGCCGTACTGATCGTGGGGGTCTCGATGACCGGACGTCGACGCGAGCTGCCCGCGCCGTCTCCGCCGTGCTCCGGACGCGGACGGGAGGGGTGGCCTCGTCGCAGCGCCTGGCTCGGGTCTGGCGGGCGCCGCGCAGCGGCGCGGGATGGCGCTGTGGCGAGGCCACCCCTCCCGTCCCACTGCCAGCACCGACCCTCATCGGCCGCGACGTATACCGCCGCCGGAACAGGGGGCGTGGTTTCGTCGGGGGATTCGCAGGCGCCCGTTATACTCGACGGGGCGCGCAACGCGCCAGAACTTCGAAAGGTACCGCGTGGACATCCTCCAGGTCGTGCTCCAGGTCGTCCTGGGCATCACGAGCCTCCTGCTCACCATGCTGATCCTGCTCCACAAGGGGCGCGGCGGCGGTCTGTCCGACATGTTCGGCGGCGGAGTGACCTCCAACCTGGGCGCCTCCGGCGTCGCAGAGCGCAATCTGAACCGCATCACCGTGATCCTCGGCCTCGTCTGGGTCGCGAGCATCGTGGTTCTCGGTCTCATCACCAAGTTCGACACCGGAGCATAGGGGTACACGGAATGGCATCAGGCGGCAGTGCAATCCGCGGTTCGCGCGTCGGCGCGGGACCCATGGGCGAGCAGGACCGGGGCTTCCACGCGGAGCGCGTCGCGGTCTCCTACTGGGACGCCCTCGGCAACGAGACGGTGCGCCACTTCTCGGCGGCCCTCCCCGAGGACGAGATCCCCGAGGTCATCGACTCCCCGCAGTCGGGACTTCCGGCCGGTCGTGACCGGGCGAACCCCCCTCAGGTCGCGAAGACCGAGCCCTACAAGACGCACCTCGCCTACGTGAAGGAGCGTCGCACCGAGGCCGAGGCCGCGCAGCTCCTCGAGGAGGCGCTGCAGCAGCTCCGTGCACGCCGCGGGACCGCGACGCCGTCCTGATCGGCGTCACGGCCGACGAACGCCGAAGGGCCCGACCCCCGCGAGGGAGTCGGGCCCTTCGGCGTTCCGGACTCAGTAGCTCGGAGCGATGAGCGACTCGGGGACCTCGGCCGCAGCCTCCTGGTCGACGAAGAACACCGTGCGCTTGCGTCCGAAGGCGCCCGCCGCCGGCACCTCGTTGGTGCTCGCGCCGGCGAGCGCGAGTCCGAGGGCCGACGCCTTGTCGGCGCCCGCGAGGACCATCCAGATCCGGTCGGACTGATTGATCAGCGGGAGCGTGAGCGTGAGGCGCTCCGGCGGCGGCTTGGGCGAGTTGCGGACCGGCAGGACGCCCGGCTGCGGGTGGCGGATGGCGGAGCGCTCGGGGAAGAGCGAGGCGATGTGCCCGTCGGGCCCGACGCCGAGGAAGGTGATGTCGAAGCGCGGGTACTCGCGCCCCTCCGTCGCGTGGGCGCGGAGCTCGGAGTCGTACACCGCCGCGGCGGCGTCGAGGTCGATGCCCTCGTCGGACGCCGGGTAGGAGTGGACGTTCTCGCTCGGCACGCCGAGCGTCGTGAAGAGGTCGCCCGCCTGCACGTCGTTGCGGTCCTCGTGCCCGCGGGGCACCCAGCGCTCGTCGCCCCACCAGAAGTGGACCCGCGACCAGTCGACGTTCCCCGCGGCCGACGAGGTGGCGATCTCCTTGAGGGTCGCCGCTCCCATCGTGCCGCCCGTGAGGACGACGTTCGCCGACCCGAGGTCGTCGAGGATGTCGATCGTCTTGGTCAGGAATCGCGCGGCGACCGAGCCGGCGAGGGTCTGCTTGTCGCGGTGGACGAGGACACGACGTTCGGTGGTCATGCAGGGTCTCCTTGGGGTGGTCGCCGATCGGCGGATGGTCGACTCCGGGGCAGGATGCGCCGGCCTGCAGTGCAGGCCGGCGGCATCAGGACGCGGTGCGGGCTCCGGACTTCTCCGAGAGCATGTCCACACCGCGCGAGATGACTTCACCGTACAGGTCATCCGGGTCGAGCCTGCGCAGCTCCTCCGCCAGGCAGTCCCGGAGGCTGCGGCGGGGGAGGGAGATGTCGTGAACGGGCTGATCCGGCTGGGTCAGCGTCGCCACGTTGGGGATGGAGCGCTCGAGCTCGATGACGCCCGACTCGCGGAAGAGCCGCACGCCGTGGATCCCGCTGGAGCCGGTCGCGCTGATGGTCAGCTCGTGGTCGACGGGGATGTCGAGCTCGAGCTGCAGCCAGGCGGCGAGCAGGATCGTCGAGGGCGAGTCCGGGGCGCCGGAGACCTCGACCGCGGTGATCGGCTCGTAGGGCGGCTGGTCCAGCACGGCCGCCAGCTGGGCGCGCCACAGGGTCAGCCGCGTCCAGGCGAAGTCCGTGTCGCCGGGGGCGTAGGTGGAGGCGAGGTGGTGCAGCGCCTCCGCCGGGTTGGACTGCGCGGAGGCGTCGGTGATGCGGCGGGTCGCGATGCGTCCGATGGGCGACTGCGAGGCGCTCTCGGGCGCACTGTTGGGCCACCAGGCGACCACGGGGGCGTCGGGCAGGAGGAGCCCGGTGACGAGGCTCTCCTCGTCGCTCGCGGCGTCGCCGAACGGGCGGAGCACGACGACCTCGCTCGCGCCCGCGTCGCCGCCGACGCGGATCTGCGCGTCGACCCGGGGGGTCGCGTCGACGGGGACGGTGGTGAGCCCGTCGTCCTTCGAGACGACGATGACGCGCATCGGGTGCTCGCGCGAGGCGTCGTTGGCGGCGTCGATCGCCTCCTCCTCGTGGCCCCGCGAGGTCGCGATGATGAGGGTGAGGACGCGGCCGAGGGCGACGGCGCCGCCCTCCTCGCGGATCTTGACGAGGGTCTTCGAGACCTCGCTCGTCGTGGTGTCGGGCAGATCGACGATCATGGGCGCCTCCAGGTGCGGCCGTCGCGGGCGAGGAGCTCGTCGGCGGATTCGGGGCCCCAGGTTCCGGGGCGGTACTGCTCGGGCTGTCCCTGCGTCGTCCAGTACTCCTCGATCGGGTCGAGGATCTTCCAGGACAGCTCGACCTCCTCGTGCCGCGGGAACAGCGGCGGCTCGCCCAGGAGGACGTCGAGGATGAGGCGCTCGTACGCCTCCGGGCTGGCCTCGGTGAACGCGTGGCCGTAGCCGAAGTCCATCGTGACGTCGCGCACCTGCATGCCGGCGCCGGGCACCTTCGAGCCGAAGCGCATGGTCACGCCCTCGTCGGGCTGCACGCGGATGACGAGCGCGTTCTGGCCGAGCGACGTGGTCTGGCTCTCGGCGAAGAGCTGCTGCGGCGCGCGCTTGAAGACGACCGCGATCTCGGTCACGCGACGGCCGAGGCGCTTGCCCGCTCGCAGGTAGAAGGGGACACCGGCCCAGCGGCGGGTGCCGATGTCGAGGCGCATCGCGGCGAAGGTCTCGGTGGTCGAGGTGGGGCTCATGCCGTCCTCCTCGAGGAAGCCGAGGACCTTCTCGCCGCCCTGCCATCCTCCGGAGTACTGTCCGCGCGCGGTGACCGTGGAGAGGTCCTTCGGCAGACGGACGGCGGCGAGCACCTTCTCCTTCTCGGCGCGCAGGTCGGCGGCGTCGAAGGAGATGGGCTCCTCCATCGCCGTGAGGGCGAGGAGCTGCAGCAGGTGGTTCTGGATGACGTCGCGGGCGGCGCCGATGCCGTCGTAGTAGCCGGCGCGGCCGCCCACTCCGATGTCCTCGGCCATCGTGATCTGCACGTGGTCGACGTAGTTCGAGTTCCAGAGGGGCTCGTACATCATGTTGGCGAAGCGCAGCGCCAGGATGTTCTGGACCGTCTCCTTGCCGAGGTAGTGGTCGATCCGGAAGACGGAGTCGGGCGGGAAGACCGACTCGACGACGGAGTTCAGCTCACGGGCGGTCTTGAGGTCGCTGCCGAAGGGCTTCTCGATGACGACGCGTCGCCACTGGCCCTCCTTCTGCTCGGCGAGTCCGGAGTTGCGGAGCTGCTCGGTCACCTGGGGGAACGACTTGGGCGGGATCGAGAGGTAGAAGGCGAAGTTGCCGTTCGTCCCGCGCTCGCGGTCGAGCTCGTCGACGGTGGTCTTCAGGCGCGCGAAGGCGTCGGGGTCGTCGAACTCGCCCTGCACGAAGCGGATGCCCTGCGCGAGCTGGGTCCAGACCTCCTCGTGGAACTCGGTGCGCGCGTACTTCTTGACGGAGTCGTGCACGACCTTCTCGAAGTCCTGGTCGTCCCAGTCGCGCCGGGCGAAGCCCACGAGCGCGAACCCGGGCGGGAGGAGGCCGCGGTTGGCCAGGTCGTAGACCGCCGGCATGAGCTTCTTGCGGGAGAGGTCGCCGGTGACTCCGAAGATCACGAGGCCGCTGGGGCCCGCGATCCGGTTCAACCGGCGATCGAAGCTCAACCGCAGGGGGTTGAACTCGGGGGTGATGTCCACAGACATGTGCAGTGTCCTTCTGTGTGCCGGGGCGGCCGGTGGTGCCGGCCGCTTCGGCGCACTGCTATCGGTGACGGAGGGGGAGGGGACGCCCGCCCGCTCCGGTGAGGGCTTGCGATCGCGACCCGGGAGGAGCCGCGCGGACGACCGCGGGCACGCCGCACCGGCTCCCGGGGGAGCGCGGGGCGGCGTGCCCGTCTGGTCAGGTGTTGAGCGCCTCGAAGAGCGCCTCGAGGTCGGCCTCGGGGTCGGTCAGCGTGAGCGTGAGCACCGGGCGACCGTGCTCGGCGAGCACGCTCGCGTCGCCGGCGGCCTGGGCCAGGATCAGCTGTCCGAAGGTGAACGGGCTCTCGGGGATCTCGAGATCCGTGCTCGCGCGCTCGGTGATCTGGAGGAAGACGCCGGTCGGCGCTCCGCCCTTGTGGTACTGACCGGTCGAGTGCAGGAAGCGAGGGCCCCAGCCGAAGGTCACGGGACGCTGCGCCTGCGCGGCCAGGAGGTCGCGGACGCCCTCCAGCTGCGGGAGGGCGAGGCGGTCGACGTAGGCCTGGATCGAGACGTAGCCGCCCTCGCCCAGCTGCGCGAGCAGGAGGTCGACGGCCTGGGCCACGGTCGAGACGCCCTCGGTGACGGCGGCGGTCCCGGTGACCTCGATGCCGGCATCGGTGAAGGCCGGCGCGGCCGGCTCCGGGCGCTTCTCGAGCAGGGCGCGGGTCGC
The genomic region above belongs to Rathayibacter sp. VKM Ac-2759 and contains:
- the secG gene encoding preprotein translocase subunit SecG; the protein is MDILQVVLQVVLGITSLLLTMLILLHKGRGGGLSDMFGGGVTSNLGASGVAERNLNRITVILGLVWVASIVVLGLITKFDTGA
- a CDS encoding phosphoglycerate kinase, with the protein product MAFRTLDSLGSLTGKCVVVRCDLNVPLKDGSITDDGRVRASVPTLQRLVAEGARVVVVSHLGRPDGEPDPKYSLAPVAKRLGELIDAPVAFAEDTVGDAATSAVDGLGDGEIVVLENLRFNAAETSKDADERRSFAEKLAAFGDAFVSDGFGVVHRKQASVYELAQLLPSAAGTLIAAELDVLDRLTEKPERPYTVVLGGSKVSDKLGVIEHLLPRVDSILIGGGMLFTFLKAQGHEVGASLLEADQVDVVLGYLAKAEELGVEIVLPTDVVVASKFGADAEYETAAADAIEGTPFGASGLGLDIGPDTAKRFAEIVAASKTVFWNGPMGVFELEPFAAGTKAVAQALTEVDGLSVVGGGDSAAAVRALGFEDAQFGHISTGGGASLEFLEGKRLPGLEVLGWQ
- the gap gene encoding type I glyceraldehyde-3-phosphate dehydrogenase, which produces MSVKIGINGFGRIGRNFLRAALAKGSDLEIVAVNDLTDNKALAHLLKYDSITGRLDATVELDGDKIVVNGKPIIVLEERDPANLPWAELGVDVVIESTGRFTKSEDARKHITAGAKKVIVSAPATGNDVATIVLGVNEGTYDPQVHDIVSNASCTTNCLAPLAKVLLDNFGIERGLMTTVHAYTADQNLQDGPHSDLRRARAAAVNIIPTSTGAAKALGLVIPELVGKLDGYALRVPVPTGSITDLTVELTNPATVEEINAAYKAAAEGDLKGILKYTEDPIVSSDIVTDPHSSIFDAGLTKVIGNQVKVASWYDNEWGYSNRLVDVTELVAGKL
- the zwf gene encoding glucose-6-phosphate dehydrogenase, with product MSVDITPEFNPLRLSFDRRLNRIAGPSGLVIFGVTGDLSRKKLMPAVYDLANRGLLPPGFALVGFARRDWDDQDFEKVVHDSVKKYARTEFHEEVWTQLAQGIRFVQGEFDDPDAFARLKTTVDELDRERGTNGNFAFYLSIPPKSFPQVTEQLRNSGLAEQKEGQWRRVVIEKPFGSDLKTARELNSVVESVFPPDSVFRIDHYLGKETVQNILALRFANMMYEPLWNSNYVDHVQITMAEDIGVGGRAGYYDGIGAARDVIQNHLLQLLALTAMEEPISFDAADLRAEKEKVLAAVRLPKDLSTVTARGQYSGGWQGGEKVLGFLEEDGMSPTSTTETFAAMRLDIGTRRWAGVPFYLRAGKRLGRRVTEIAVVFKRAPQQLFAESQTTSLGQNALVIRVQPDEGVTMRFGSKVPGAGMQVRDVTMDFGYGHAFTEASPEAYERLILDVLLGEPPLFPRHEEVELSWKILDPIEEYWTTQGQPEQYRPGTWGPESADELLARDGRTWRRP
- a CDS encoding RNA polymerase-binding protein RbpA; this encodes MASGGSAIRGSRVGAGPMGEQDRGFHAERVAVSYWDALGNETVRHFSAALPEDEIPEVIDSPQSGLPAGRDRANPPQVAKTEPYKTHLAYVKERRTEAEAAQLLEEALQQLRARRGTATPS
- a CDS encoding superoxide dismutase, with the translated sequence MADYTLAELPYDYSALEPNISGRIMELHHDKHHATYVTGANTALAALQDARDSENLANVNKLQKDLAFNLAGHVNHTVFWNNLSPDGGDKPVGELAAAIDDNFGSFDKFRAHFTASALGIQGSGWSILAWDSLGEKLIIEQLYDHQGNLAAATVPVLLLDMWEHAFYLDYVNVKADYVKAFWNIVNWADVSARFEKAREKTSGLLLLS
- a CDS encoding glucose-6-phosphate dehydrogenase assembly protein OpcA is translated as MIVDLPDTTTSEVSKTLVKIREEGGAVALGRVLTLIIATSRGHEEEAIDAANDASREHPMRVIVVSKDDGLTTVPVDATPRVDAQIRVGGDAGASEVVVLRPFGDAASDEESLVTGLLLPDAPVVAWWPNSAPESASQSPIGRIATRRITDASAQSNPAEALHHLASTYAPGDTDFAWTRLTLWRAQLAAVLDQPPYEPITAVEVSGAPDSPSTILLAAWLQLELDIPVDHELTISATGSSGIHGVRLFRESGVIELERSIPNVATLTQPDQPVHDISLPRRSLRDCLAEELRRLDPDDLYGEVISRGVDMLSEKSGARTAS
- the pgl gene encoding 6-phosphogluconolactonase codes for the protein MTTERRVLVHRDKQTLAGSVAARFLTKTIDILDDLGSANVVLTGGTMGAATLKEIATSSAAGNVDWSRVHFWWGDERWVPRGHEDRNDVQAGDLFTTLGVPSENVHSYPASDEGIDLDAAAAVYDSELRAHATEGREYPRFDITFLGVGPDGHIASLFPERSAIRHPQPGVLPVRNSPKPPPERLTLTLPLINQSDRIWMVLAGADKASALGLALAGASTNEVPAAGAFGRKRTVFFVDQEAAAEVPESLIAPSY
- the tpiA gene encoding triose-phosphate isomerase, with translation MAVDSTGGVPSSLERTPLIAGNWKMNLDHLQAIAFVQKLAWSLKDANHDFDGVEVAVFPPFTDLRPVQILVDSDKLPLKYGAQDLSKFDSGAYTGEISGQFLKQLDCDYVIVGHSERRTLHGETDADIAAKSAAAVKHGVAPIICVGETAEDLEKHGPSAVPVAQLKEALTGLPADADLVVAYEPVWAIGSGQAATPEQAQQVCKALRDVVAEILGADTAAKTRILYGGSVKSGNIAGFMREPDVDGALVGGASLQVDEFAAIARFRNHVGV